CCGGCCATGTTCCCCGTCCTGGCCGCGGTTGCGGCGTGATGTTCCAGGCACCGACGCTAGCATGCTATACCCGCGCCCTTCTGTGACAAAACACCCGGCAACGCCAAGAAAAACGCCGCGCCCCAGGGGGCGCGGCGTTGAGAAGGCGAGGGATGGGGCTAGGCGATGGAAGCCAGCTCGGCGGTGGGCGAGAGGGTGATGGTCACCCGCAGCTCGCGCCGAAGATCGGCCGGGGGGTTGGAGAAGAACTGGCTCTGGCAGCGATGGGAGCAGAAGTGGTAGCGCTGGCCGCGGTACATCACCGGGCCGACGGCGTCGCTCAGATCGAGCGTGCAGCCGCAGATGGGGTCCAGCGTCACGCCGGGGACGCTGTGCGAAGAAACGTGCGTCATTGCAATTCCTTCCTGTGTTTGAGGGCCCGTGCGCACGGGCCTGCGCGCTGGGAAAGCTGGTCGAGACCAACCGCTCTTTAATTATAGCAGCCGGTCCATGATTCTGAAGTGCGATCCGAGATCTTTCTTTTGCGCGTGTGATTTTTTTCGGCCGCTGGGTTTAAATGGGGAAGCAACCGGGAGGGCCTGGGTCAGGTTTCCGGGTGAGGTGCCCCTCGGGGCCACGTTTTTCGAAGCTCTCTCTCTTTCTCTCTCGAACGGAGGATGGAATGGTCCGCAACACCTCGAAGCAAGCTGGCTTCACCCTGATCGAACTGCTGGTAGTCGTCGTCATCATCGGTATCCTCGCCTCGGTCGCCATCCCCAACTTCATGGGGGCCCAGGACAAGGCCAAGAACTCGGGCGTTCAGGCGAACGTGCACAACGTCCAGACCGCGCTGGAGCAGTACGCGATCGACAACTCGGGCTCGTATCCGGACAAGCTCTCCGCGATGATTGGTGGCGCGGGTTACCTTACTACTTATCCAAAGACCCCCTGGGGCAAGCAGCAGGCACCCGGCAGCGACATCAACGCCGACTACAGCGGCAACGTTGCACTGGGTTCGGGCGCTGCGACGTCCTACAAGGCCCCCGGCGTGCTGGCCGATCCCACCCTCATGGACCACTTCGGTGCCATCGGCTATTACCGATCGGGCGCCGCCAACGAGAAGTACGACCTGGTCGGTGCAGGCAAGAAGGCTCAGGATTCGGTCTGCGTGATCCACGTCAAGAATTACTAGGCTTTCACCGCTTTCGTCCATTTCTGCCAAACGGATGGCGTGCAAGGTTTTCCTTGCACGCCATCCGTTTATACGCTTTCGCCAGTGGTATACAACGAGCGGGAATCCACTCGTGCAGGAGTTCGCAATGGACAGGATCGTCGTAGATATCCAGAATCTCGGCAAAATTTACCCCCCTCAGATCGGGCAGGCGAAGAAGATCGCACTCGATGGGGTGACCCTTCAAGTGAAGGAGGGCGAGACCTTTGGCCTGCTCGGTCCGAATGGTGCAGGCAAGACCACCTTGCAGAAGATTCTGCTTGGGCTCGTTCGACCCAGCTCTGGCAAGGCGGCTGTGCTGGGGGCTTCTCCTGATGACACGAAGGTTCGTGTCAAGGTCGGATATCTGCCTGAGAATCCTTACTTTTACACTTACCTGACCGGTCGCGAGTTCGTGGAGTTCTGCGGAGGTTTGTTCGGCCTTTCTGGAAAGGTGCTACACAACCGCGCGACCGAGCTGCTCGATCGCGTGGGGATGGCGTACGCGGAGAACACCCAGCTTCGCAAGTACTCCAAGGGAATGCTCCAGCGGGTCGGGGTCGCGCAGGCGCTCGTCAACGATCCCGAGATCGTCTTCCTCGACGAGCCCATGAGTGGCCTGGATCCGGTGGGACGGCGTGAGATGCGGGATATCATCCTCGACCTCAAGCGCGAGGGAAAAACCGTCTTCTTCAACTCTCACATCCTCTCGGACGTGGAGGCGCTGTGCGATCGCGTCGGGATCCTGAACGCTGGAAGGCTGGTCGTCTGCGGCAACGTTCGGGACCTGACCGCGACCAGCGGTCACCTGGAGGACGTCTTCATGCAGGCGGTCGGAGGTCTCAAGGCATGATCCGCCTCTGGGACCTGGCGCACAACACCTTTCGCGAGACGATTCGCGACCGGATCCTCTACGTGATCCTGGTGTTCGCCTTAGTCATGATCGGGGCGAGTGCTCTCTTCGGGACGCTCACCGTCGGCCAGGATCGCAAGATCGTGCTGGACCTCGGGCTCGCCGCCATCGAGCTTTTCGGAGTGGCGATCGCCGTCTTCGTCGGCACCAGCATGCTGTTCAAGGAGATCGACAAGCGCACGGTCTACGTGGTGCTGACCAAGCCCATCCCGCGGTCGGAGTTCCTGCTGGGCAAGTTCCTCGGGCTCGCGCTTACCCTCTGCGTCTTACTCGTGCTCATGGGGGCTGCCTTTGTGGGGCTCGCCGCAATGAAGGGGGCCTATGCGCCCGAGTTGCTCGGGGCGATCGCCATGATCGGCCTGCAACTGCTGGTGGTGATGGCGTTGACCGTGTTCTTCTCGACCTTCGCCTCACCCATCATGAGCATGCTCTTCACCTTCTGCCTCTATCTGATCGGGCACAACACCGAGACCCTGCGGGCCCTTGTGCAGAAGGCGAGCCCAGCTCTCAAGGTGGGCATCGAGGCCCTCTATTACGTGCTGCCCAACCTCAGCACCTTCGACGCCAAGAACCTCGCAGTCTACGGTGAGGGGGTTCCCGCGGGACGCTGGCTGTGGGCTGTTGGCTATGGAGCGGCTTACGTGTGCGCCTTGCTGGCGACGGCTTCGGCTATTTTCGAGCGCAAGGAGTTCTAGTCCATGCGCCGCATCCTCGTTGCGCTGGGGCTGGCTGGCCTCTTCTGGGGGGCGCAGGCGCTTTGCTCGTCACAGGTGGGAGCTTTCAAGACGAGCATGTCCGGGCGCCTGATCGTGCCGGATCCACAGGCTGCCAAGCTCGTGGTTTCAGACTTCAATAACCTCTGGGCTGACGTTCTCTGGGTTCAGGTGCTGATCCACAACGGAGACCAGCACATGGCCGTGGACGAGGCCTCGCGCGACTTCGGCGGCATGCTGGAGGCGCTGGAGCTGGCGACGGACTTCGATCCGCGCTTCCATGAAGCAGCGATCATCGGTTCCTGGCTGCTCACGGACGTCGGGCGGCTCGATGATGCGCGCCAACTACTCACCAAGGGGATGCTCAGCAACCCTTCCATGTGGATCTATCCTTATCAGCTC
Above is a window of Pantanalinema sp. DNA encoding:
- a CDS encoding prepilin-type N-terminal cleavage/methylation domain-containing protein — translated: MVRNTSKQAGFTLIELLVVVVIIGILASVAIPNFMGAQDKAKNSGVQANVHNVQTALEQYAIDNSGSYPDKLSAMIGGAGYLTTYPKTPWGKQQAPGSDINADYSGNVALGSGAATSYKAPGVLADPTLMDHFGAIGYYRSGAANEKYDLVGAGKKAQDSVCVIHVKNY
- a CDS encoding ABC transporter ATP-binding protein; this encodes MDRIVVDIQNLGKIYPPQIGQAKKIALDGVTLQVKEGETFGLLGPNGAGKTTLQKILLGLVRPSSGKAAVLGASPDDTKVRVKVGYLPENPYFYTYLTGREFVEFCGGLFGLSGKVLHNRATELLDRVGMAYAENTQLRKYSKGMLQRVGVAQALVNDPEIVFLDEPMSGLDPVGRREMRDIILDLKREGKTVFFNSHILSDVEALCDRVGILNAGRLVVCGNVRDLTATSGHLEDVFMQAVGGLKA
- a CDS encoding ABC transporter permease; the protein is MIRLWDLAHNTFRETIRDRILYVILVFALVMIGASALFGTLTVGQDRKIVLDLGLAAIELFGVAIAVFVGTSMLFKEIDKRTVYVVLTKPIPRSEFLLGKFLGLALTLCVLLVLMGAAFVGLAAMKGAYAPELLGAIAMIGLQLLVVMALTVFFSTFASPIMSMLFTFCLYLIGHNTETLRALVQKASPALKVGIEALYYVLPNLSTFDAKNLAVYGEGVPAGRWLWAVGYGAAYVCALLATASAIFERKEF